Proteins encoded by one window of Acetivibrio thermocellus ATCC 27405:
- a CDS encoding energy-coupling factor transporter transmembrane component T family protein, with protein MVKDITLGQYFPGESLIHRADPRVKIILTLVIMANIFFIDSYLAFAVFTCFVVMTVLAAKVPFIYTLKGLKPIMPVIVFTALVNIFTTPGTVILGYGAIHITCEGIDTAVKMSLRIALLIISSSIMTLTTTPISLTDGLERLLSPLKHLKVPVHEFSMMMTVALRFIPTLLEETDKIMKAQASRGADFETGNVFERAKSFIPVLVPLFVSAFRRADDLAMAMEARCYRGGEGRTRMKQMKLSKVDLKITLSFLIFESVLVYVQYFKMYV; from the coding sequence ATGGTCAAAGATATAACATTAGGACAGTATTTTCCCGGAGAATCATTGATACACAGAGCCGACCCGAGAGTAAAAATCATTCTTACACTGGTGATTATGGCCAACATATTTTTCATAGATTCATATCTTGCCTTTGCCGTGTTTACATGTTTTGTTGTCATGACGGTTCTTGCCGCCAAAGTGCCTTTTATTTACACATTGAAAGGATTAAAGCCGATAATGCCTGTAATTGTGTTTACGGCTCTGGTTAATATTTTTACCACTCCGGGTACTGTAATTTTGGGATACGGAGCGATTCACATTACCTGTGAAGGGATTGATACGGCGGTAAAAATGAGCCTGAGAATTGCGCTTTTAATTATCAGTTCCTCCATTATGACTCTCACAACCACCCCTATATCCCTTACGGACGGGTTGGAAAGGCTGCTTAGCCCTCTGAAGCATCTGAAAGTTCCGGTGCATGAGTTTTCCATGATGATGACTGTTGCATTAAGGTTCATACCAACACTGCTTGAAGAGACAGATAAAATAATGAAAGCGCAGGCCTCCCGGGGGGCCGACTTTGAAACGGGAAACGTATTTGAACGGGCAAAGAGTTTCATACCTGTACTGGTTCCGTTGTTTGTAAGCGCATTCAGAAGGGCCGACGATCTCGCAATGGCAATGGAAGCCCGCTGCTACAGAGGCGGAGAGGGAAGGACGAGGATGAAACAGATGAAACTGTCAAAGGTTGATTTGAAAATAACATTATCGTTTTTAATTTTTGAATCTGTTTTGGTATATGTACAATATTTTAAAATGTATGTATAA
- a CDS encoding ROK family protein codes for MYYIGIDLGGTNIAVGLVNEEGKILHKDSVPTLRERPYQEIIKDMAMLTLKVIKDADVSIDQVKSIGVGSPGTPNCKDGILIYNNNLNFRNVPIRSEIQKYIDLPVYLDNDANCAALAESVAGAAKGANTSVTITLGTGIGGGVVIDGKIYSGFNYAGGELGHTVLMMDGEPCTCGRKGCWEAYASATALIRQARKAAEANPDSLINKLVGGDLSKIDAKIPFDAAKQGDKTGEMVVQQYIRYIAEGLINMINIFMPEVLVIGGGVCKEGEYLLKPLRELIKQGVYSKEDIPQTELRTAQMGNDAGIIGAAMLGKEC; via the coding sequence ATGTATTACATAGGGATTGATCTTGGCGGTACGAATATCGCCGTGGGTTTGGTAAATGAGGAAGGAAAAATACTTCACAAGGACAGCGTTCCCACGCTGAGGGAAAGACCGTATCAGGAAATAATCAAAGACATGGCAATGCTTACCTTAAAAGTAATAAAGGATGCAGATGTCAGCATTGACCAGGTTAAAAGCATTGGGGTCGGAAGTCCCGGAACCCCGAACTGCAAGGATGGAATTCTTATCTATAACAATAACTTGAATTTCAGAAATGTTCCGATAAGGTCTGAAATACAAAAATATATTGATTTGCCCGTATACCTTGACAATGACGCAAACTGTGCGGCACTTGCCGAAAGTGTGGCAGGGGCGGCAAAAGGCGCAAACACATCCGTAACCATAACCTTGGGTACGGGAATAGGCGGAGGAGTCGTAATAGACGGCAAAATATACAGCGGTTTCAACTATGCGGGAGGAGAACTGGGGCATACTGTTTTGATGATGGACGGTGAGCCTTGCACCTGCGGAAGAAAAGGCTGCTGGGAAGCATATGCGTCGGCAACGGCTCTTATAAGGCAGGCCAGAAAGGCGGCCGAGGCAAATCCCGATTCACTTATAAACAAGCTTGTGGGAGGGGATTTGTCAAAAATTGATGCAAAAATTCCTTTTGATGCGGCAAAGCAGGGAGACAAAACCGGCGAGATGGTGGTGCAGCAATATATAAGATATATTGCCGAAGGCCTTATCAACATGATAAATATATTTATGCCTGAGGTACTGGTGATAGGTGGAGGAGTATGCAAAGAAGGAGAATACCTTTTAAAGCCTCTGAGGGAACTTATAAAACAGGGAGTTTACAGTAAAGAGGATATACCTCAAACTGAGCTGAGAACGGCCCAAATGGGCAATGACGCCGGAATAATCGGTGCCGCAATGCTGGGGAAAGAATGTTAG
- the truA gene encoding tRNA pseudouridine(38-40) synthase TruA: protein MRNVKLIIEYDGTNYHGWQKQKNAKTVQDTIERAIKGLTGEKVDLIGASRTDFGVHALGQVANFITNSGIPGDRFSYALNRMLPDDIVIKESQEVDMDFHARYKAKGKRYRYLIYNSQFPSALLRHRTYHVSHKLDFESMQRAASYFLGTHDFSAFRSSGSSAKTSVRTITDVSLEREDKIVKFEIAGDGFLYNMVRIIVGTLMEVGIGKIRADEIPQIIESRKRKRAGRTAPAEGLYLVEVYY, encoded by the coding sequence ATGAGGAACGTGAAGCTTATTATTGAATATGACGGTACCAATTATCATGGCTGGCAAAAGCAGAAGAATGCAAAAACGGTGCAGGATACAATTGAAAGGGCGATAAAGGGACTCACCGGGGAGAAGGTTGATCTTATAGGTGCGAGCAGAACTGACTTTGGAGTGCACGCATTGGGGCAGGTGGCAAATTTCATAACCAACTCCGGCATACCGGGTGACAGGTTCTCTTATGCCTTAAACAGAATGCTTCCTGATGACATAGTAATAAAAGAATCACAGGAAGTGGACATGGATTTTCATGCAAGATACAAAGCAAAGGGAAAAAGATACAGGTATTTGATTTACAACTCACAGTTTCCGTCTGCGCTTTTAAGACACAGGACCTATCATGTGTCTCACAAACTGGATTTTGAAAGTATGCAAAGGGCAGCATCGTATTTTTTGGGGACCCATGATTTTTCCGCCTTCAGATCAAGCGGCAGCAGTGCAAAAACGTCTGTGAGGACAATTACGGATGTTTCGCTTGAAAGGGAGGACAAAATAGTAAAGTTTGAGATAGCCGGGGACGGATTTTTGTACAACATGGTGAGAATAATAGTCGGAACTTTGATGGAAGTAGGCATTGGAAAGATAAGAGCCGATGAGATACCACAGATAATCGAAAGCCGTAAAAGAAAAAGAGCGGGAAGGACGGCCCCGGCGGAAGGGTTGTATCTGGTGGAGGTTTATTATTGA
- a CDS encoding CarD family transcriptional regulator → MYNIGDKIVYPMHGAGVIESIEEREILGKKQSYYVVKIPIGEMKVLIPIKNVDGIGIREVISEEDADKVFLILKNKALPSNTNWNKRYRENMSKIKSGNIFEVADVVRCLMLRDKLKGLSTGEKKMLNSAKQILISELVLAKNMNPMEIEGMIDKYIS, encoded by the coding sequence ATGTACAATATAGGGGATAAAATTGTGTACCCGATGCATGGAGCGGGAGTGATAGAATCTATTGAAGAGAGAGAAATTTTAGGAAAGAAACAGAGCTACTACGTCGTAAAAATTCCCATCGGAGAAATGAAAGTATTGATACCGATTAAAAACGTCGACGGAATTGGTATAAGGGAAGTTATAAGTGAAGAGGATGCGGACAAAGTTTTTTTAATACTTAAAAATAAGGCTCTTCCTTCAAATACAAACTGGAACAAGCGATACAGGGAAAACATGAGTAAGATTAAAAGCGGTAATATCTTTGAAGTTGCCGATGTTGTTCGCTGCCTGATGCTGAGGGATAAGCTGAAAGGACTTTCCACCGGTGAGAAGAAAATGCTGAACAGTGCAAAGCAGATTCTCATTAGTGAATTGGTACTGGCTAAAAATATGAATCCAATGGAGATTGAAGGCATGATAGACAAGTACATATCTTGA
- the ispD gene encoding 2-C-methyl-D-erythritol 4-phosphate cytidylyltransferase, with translation MKKSKKVWTSAVVVAAGKGTRMNMDINKQYIDIDGIPLLARTLKVFEDCSLIDEVVLVVNNNDMFYCKENVVEAYDLKKVKFLVAGGAQRQDSVYNGLCQVNNEAEIVVIHDGARPFITEEIIEECIEAAQEYGASTAAVPVKDTIKSADEDGFVKKTLERSTLWAVQTPQAFLKDIIMKAHKKAAEDGFYGTDDTVLVERMGMPVRVVMGSYNNIKITTREDLIFAEVLATRRDKQ, from the coding sequence ATGAAAAAAAGTAAAAAGGTTTGGACAAGTGCGGTGGTTGTGGCGGCCGGAAAAGGGACGCGTATGAATATGGATATAAACAAGCAGTATATAGATATAGACGGGATACCATTGCTTGCAAGGACTCTCAAAGTGTTTGAAGACTGCTCTTTGATTGACGAAGTGGTTTTGGTGGTTAACAACAATGACATGTTTTATTGTAAAGAAAATGTTGTAGAGGCATATGACCTAAAGAAGGTAAAGTTTTTGGTGGCAGGAGGGGCGCAAAGGCAGGATTCCGTGTACAACGGCCTCTGCCAGGTAAATAATGAGGCTGAAATTGTTGTTATCCATGACGGTGCAAGGCCCTTTATAACAGAGGAAATCATAGAAGAGTGCATTGAAGCGGCACAGGAATATGGAGCATCCACGGCGGCGGTGCCTGTCAAGGACACCATAAAGTCGGCGGATGAAGACGGGTTTGTAAAGAAAACGCTGGAAAGAAGCACTCTTTGGGCCGTTCAGACACCCCAAGCGTTTTTAAAGGATATCATAATGAAAGCTCATAAAAAAGCTGCCGAGGACGGGTTTTACGGCACAGACGACACCGTTTTGGTGGAAAGAATGGGAATGCCTGTCCGGGTGGTTATGGGAAGCTACAACAACATAAAAATTACCACGAGGGAAGATTTGATATTTGCCGAAGTGTTGGCAACAAGACGGGATAAACAATAA
- a CDS encoding ABC transporter ATP-binding protein has product MINVQSLSKKFGDIAAVSGISFEVKEGEVFGLLGENGAGKTTTLRMLATMLKPTSGTATMAGWDIVKEPEKVRSSIGILFGGETGLYDRLTCEENIAYFGELNDMSKTQIKERIKELAKVFNMEEYLKRRAGKLSKGMKQKVAFARAIVHDPKIMLLDEPTSGLDVSATRDVHEFIVTCKKQGKTVIFSSHSMSEVEKLCDRVAIIHKGRLVEVGTLDEIKSRHGKNDLENIFIELVGDRSESWQARMDCI; this is encoded by the coding sequence ATGATAAATGTGCAATCTCTGTCCAAGAAGTTTGGCGATATTGCCGCAGTAAGCGGTATCAGCTTTGAAGTAAAAGAAGGCGAAGTATTCGGGCTGCTGGGGGAAAACGGAGCGGGGAAAACTACGACCCTGAGAATGCTTGCGACTATGCTTAAGCCCACTTCCGGCACTGCAACAATGGCGGGCTGGGACATTGTAAAAGAACCCGAAAAAGTAAGAAGCAGCATAGGAATACTTTTCGGCGGAGAAACCGGACTTTATGACAGGCTGACATGCGAAGAGAACATTGCATATTTCGGAGAACTCAATGACATGAGCAAAACTCAAATAAAAGAAAGGATTAAAGAACTTGCAAAAGTTTTCAACATGGAAGAGTATTTGAAGAGAAGAGCCGGAAAGCTCTCAAAGGGAATGAAACAGAAGGTGGCGTTTGCGAGGGCCATAGTGCATGACCCGAAAATAATGCTTTTGGATGAGCCCACGTCCGGACTTGATGTCAGCGCAACAAGAGACGTGCATGAATTTATTGTAACTTGCAAAAAACAAGGCAAAACCGTGATTTTTTCCAGCCACAGCATGAGCGAGGTTGAAAAACTCTGCGATCGTGTTGCCATAATTCACAAGGGAAGGCTGGTTGAAGTGGGCACTCTTGATGAGATTAAGTCCAGGCACGGCAAAAATGACCTTGAGAATATATTTATCGAATTGGTGGGTGACAGAAGTGAAAGCTGGCAGGCACGTATGGATTGTATTTAA
- a CDS encoding ABC transporter permease: MKAGRHVWIVFKKEVKDIVRDKKTLLTSIFVPMLLIPVLSMLVGGSIEKLNRDISENVTIALTKESDTDEISNIVENQIIRDYPNIKLIEVDDPIKAINESKVRLVLDFEKDYASKLKEGKPFVIKLIYDKSQTKSGGSLGILWDAIESFNERIVKERLNSLGISPEVLTPVVIEETNIADEEKTSASILAMSLPMMLVILIASGGVAAATDLVAGEKERNTFEPLLTTKPSRFSLLFGKYLAVTLFSFVSVVATMIGAAAGFMIDPSTMVMGVGTDITGFSIPPLAVFLAVIISITFGMTFSGLEIALSTYAKSFKEAQTYMSFLLIIVMIPAFSTMLMQPNDIPAYMFLVPVMNTLAAFKIVLGGSINYFYLLMALGSSLVYVGITLWLAATLFKKEKVLFRS; the protein is encoded by the coding sequence GTGAAAGCTGGCAGGCACGTATGGATTGTATTTAAAAAAGAGGTAAAGGATATTGTAAGGGACAAAAAGACCCTTCTTACCAGTATATTTGTTCCAATGCTGTTAATTCCCGTTTTAAGCATGCTTGTCGGAGGAAGTATAGAAAAGCTCAACAGGGATATAAGTGAAAACGTTACCATAGCATTGACCAAAGAATCCGATACCGATGAGATTAGTAATATAGTGGAAAATCAAATAATCAGGGACTATCCCAACATAAAACTGATTGAAGTGGATGACCCCATAAAAGCTATTAATGAATCAAAAGTGAGGTTGGTATTGGATTTTGAGAAGGATTATGCGTCCAAATTGAAAGAGGGCAAACCTTTTGTGATAAAGCTTATATATGACAAGTCCCAGACCAAATCGGGAGGAAGTCTTGGCATATTATGGGATGCAATTGAAAGTTTTAATGAGAGAATCGTGAAAGAAAGACTTAATTCTTTGGGAATAAGCCCGGAAGTATTGACACCCGTTGTGATTGAAGAAACCAATATTGCCGATGAGGAAAAAACCAGTGCAAGTATCCTTGCCATGTCACTTCCCATGATGCTTGTGATTTTGATAGCATCCGGGGGTGTTGCTGCGGCTACGGACCTTGTGGCAGGGGAAAAAGAAAGAAATACTTTTGAACCTTTGCTTACCACCAAACCCAGCAGATTTTCCCTTCTTTTCGGCAAATATCTGGCAGTGACTTTGTTTTCTTTTGTGTCGGTTGTTGCAACAATGATAGGAGCAGCTGCGGGATTTATGATAGACCCGTCCACCATGGTTATGGGAGTCGGTACGGATATTACAGGTTTTAGCATACCGCCGTTGGCAGTTTTTTTGGCCGTCATAATTTCAATAACCTTTGGAATGACTTTTTCAGGCCTAGAGATAGCCCTCAGCACCTATGCAAAATCCTTTAAAGAGGCCCAGACATACATGTCTTTTCTGTTGATAATAGTTATGATTCCCGCTTTTTCCACAATGCTTATGCAGCCCAATGACATTCCGGCATATATGTTTCTTGTACCTGTTATGAATACGCTGGCAGCTTTCAAGATAGTGCTGGGTGGCAGTATCAACTATTTTTATTTACTTATGGCTCTGGGGTCGTCGTTGGTGTATGTCGGCATTACCCTGTGGCTTGCGGCCACACTGTTTAAAAAAGAAAAAGTGCTGTTTAGAAGCTAA